A section of the Cryobacterium soli genome encodes:
- a CDS encoding DUF4962 domain-containing protein, with protein sequence MSAAPTTVVSRPLLLAGHEDRLRAEILTVKAAQFRRLLDECERYRALPLAPAHPDTSITYLGAAAANLALAYRLTGQEHYRTELRRWLDVAVGYPHWGKAHLPDHDLDAGWLLHGLGLAYSWAGDALPEPERARLRDKLILQGARLHAFAVASEGGWWASSYWQNHNWICFAGLATAAYAVVAEHPDARAWSDLAKANFDTVLDLLPDDGSNNEGVVYWRYGVPWLVSYLDVLRSAEGTDWFARSAYLRETFWFRLYQAAPDLERIVNHGDCHDRRSGHSVALYYKLAAEYGIGQAQWLARRVADGFFWREAYESGVRPGVRAEAYQELLWFDTTVAEVDPQSLPTSRFFPDLGLVVGRTSWQPDATLVSVKAAPGGGHTAWTASAKLDREHGWTTLNAGHQHPDAGSFVILGHGSYLAIDEGYSSRKRTAHHNGVLVDGHGFVNEDRYHVFENLDRQHTAEVLTTTLYGGWVHTVSEIGAMYDPALGVQRLRRHLVMSPAGTVFTVDECVARDPSAFTWLLQTDNPPAAQGDGRYLAQAGSGCLLVTLLQPVDVHTDVITSMVQANPTSSTPALAIVTEQHTLRRTTGPVTATVFVTVLEPRAWNDTEPGVATANIDGRTVHLALSRAGRQEHVALHLDGQTINLAAAAGAAQVRGAGFAARTRPDETSTP encoded by the coding sequence ATGAGCGCCGCACCGACCACCGTCGTGAGCCGGCCGCTCCTGCTCGCCGGGCACGAAGACCGGTTGCGCGCCGAGATCCTCACGGTGAAGGCCGCGCAGTTCCGCCGGCTGCTCGACGAGTGCGAACGGTACCGGGCCCTGCCGCTTGCGCCGGCGCATCCGGATACGTCGATCACCTACCTCGGTGCCGCCGCTGCCAACCTGGCGCTGGCCTACCGGCTGACCGGTCAGGAGCACTACCGCACCGAGCTCCGCCGCTGGCTCGACGTGGCCGTGGGCTACCCGCACTGGGGCAAGGCGCACCTGCCCGACCACGACCTCGACGCGGGCTGGCTGCTGCACGGCCTCGGCCTGGCCTATTCCTGGGCGGGCGACGCCCTGCCGGAACCCGAACGGGCCCGGCTGCGGGACAAGCTCATCCTGCAGGGCGCCCGGCTGCACGCGTTCGCGGTCGCCTCCGAGGGCGGCTGGTGGGCCTCGTCGTACTGGCAGAACCACAACTGGATCTGCTTCGCCGGCCTGGCCACAGCCGCCTACGCCGTCGTGGCCGAGCATCCGGACGCTCGGGCCTGGTCCGACCTGGCCAAGGCCAACTTCGACACCGTGCTCGACCTGCTGCCCGACGACGGCTCGAACAACGAAGGTGTCGTGTACTGGCGCTACGGTGTGCCGTGGCTGGTGAGCTACCTCGACGTGCTGCGCTCCGCGGAGGGAACCGACTGGTTCGCCCGCAGCGCCTACCTGAGGGAGACCTTCTGGTTCCGGCTCTACCAGGCCGCGCCGGACCTCGAACGCATCGTCAACCACGGCGACTGCCACGACCGGCGCAGCGGCCACTCCGTCGCCCTGTACTACAAACTGGCCGCCGAATACGGCATCGGGCAGGCCCAGTGGCTGGCGCGCCGGGTGGCCGACGGGTTCTTCTGGCGGGAGGCCTACGAGAGCGGCGTTCGGCCCGGTGTGCGCGCGGAGGCCTACCAGGAACTGCTCTGGTTCGACACGACCGTGGCCGAGGTCGACCCGCAGAGCCTGCCGACCAGCCGGTTCTTCCCCGACCTCGGGCTCGTCGTCGGGCGCACCTCGTGGCAGCCGGATGCGACGCTCGTCTCCGTGAAGGCGGCCCCCGGCGGCGGTCACACGGCCTGGACCGCCTCGGCGAAGCTCGACCGGGAACACGGCTGGACCACCCTCAACGCCGGCCACCAGCACCCGGACGCCGGCAGCTTCGTGATCCTCGGGCACGGCTCCTACCTCGCCATCGACGAGGGTTACTCGAGCCGCAAACGCACCGCGCACCACAACGGGGTGCTCGTGGACGGTCACGGCTTCGTCAACGAAGACCGCTACCACGTGTTCGAGAACCTGGACCGGCAGCACACCGCCGAGGTCCTGACCACCACCCTCTACGGCGGCTGGGTGCACACCGTGAGCGAGATCGGCGCGATGTACGACCCCGCCCTCGGCGTGCAGCGGCTGCGCCGACACCTGGTGATGTCACCGGCGGGAACCGTCTTCACCGTCGACGAGTGCGTGGCGCGCGACCCGAGCGCCTTCACCTGGTTGCTGCAGACCGACAACCCGCCCGCGGCCCAGGGCGACGGTCGCTATCTCGCCCAGGCGGGCAGCGGATGCCTGCTCGTCACGCTGCTGCAACCGGTCGACGTCCATACCGACGTCATCACGAGCATGGTGCAGGCCAACCCCACCTCGTCGACCCCCGCGTTGGCGATCGTGACCGAGCAGCACACCCTGCGCCGCACGACCGGGCCCGTCACGGCCACGGTCTTCGTCACCGTGCTCGAACCGCGCGCCTGGAACGACACCGAGCCCGGGGTCGCGACCGCGAACATCGACGGCCGGACGGTGCACCTGGCCCTCAGCCGGGCCGGGCGCCAGGAACACGTCGCCCTGCACCTGGACGGGCAGACCATCAACCTGGCCGCCGCTGCCGGCGCGGCCCAGGTGCGCGGAGCGGGATTCGCCGCCCGGACCCGCCCCGACGAGACGAGCACCCCATGA
- a CDS encoding heparinase II/III domain-containing protein, whose protein sequence is MTGVQHARGGWWHDYVCPTHGTELDPRSGDAFPCRYGCRLTGEPFASAWTVYTHQAGARRARLLAHRHTSARACGVVDTADRDEAVRIVAEFAEVYADIAAAGWSTQSEPWMLRGKLFAQALTEAIWAVQLADAVAELATDDMARPALGGPVVSLLTGLLATITSARQTLVVDKNDPTSNYVAWIDAAGTTLNRALLALGHADDGQDWVGRTVQHARLAIGADGWEWEGSTYYHLFVLRAYLLALRGTEPAALPADAAERLADMVRVLADLAAPDGTLPMLHDGPYDRVPAHLEVLEVCVLARQLWADSPLGAVEAATRRSLGAGHDGLEDLLTGWFVGPALPVATRGAAPAGPRPSALFANAGYAVLRDPGDTWQAVLDAGPHGGSHGHLDKLGLYLYGTGVAWQPAPGVPPYASTLRRGYYARTLAHPTVRVDDLDQLPTTGQVDDFSATRVVASAGDAIAGVFLRRELVMTDDYLLDIVHAVADDPTGDTDTPGDADATGGRRITLALRPAVPLTVTAEGGAWRTTWAASRHGDPTQEPAPGAAELHGFHRATAPAVLLAAPGRGPSDDPARTLTLADWTVTGHEAWFVSVYAPGTAVVRDVVLHSGAAGLTIVTVLLADERSTDHRVTR, encoded by the coding sequence GTGACCGGCGTGCAGCACGCCAGGGGAGGGTGGTGGCACGACTACGTCTGCCCCACGCACGGCACCGAATTGGACCCCCGCTCCGGCGACGCCTTCCCGTGCCGGTACGGCTGCCGGCTCACCGGCGAACCGTTCGCCTCGGCCTGGACCGTCTACACGCATCAGGCCGGGGCCCGCCGGGCCCGGCTGCTCGCTCACCGGCACACCAGCGCCCGGGCTTGCGGAGTCGTCGACACCGCTGACCGGGACGAGGCCGTCCGCATCGTGGCGGAGTTCGCCGAGGTCTACGCCGACATCGCTGCGGCCGGCTGGAGCACCCAGAGCGAACCGTGGATGTTACGCGGCAAGCTCTTCGCCCAGGCCCTGACCGAAGCGATCTGGGCGGTGCAACTGGCGGATGCCGTGGCCGAACTGGCCACCGACGATATGGCCAGACCCGCCCTCGGCGGCCCGGTGGTGAGCCTGCTGACCGGGCTCCTGGCCACGATCACGTCGGCCCGGCAGACCCTTGTGGTGGACAAGAACGACCCGACCAGCAACTACGTGGCCTGGATCGACGCCGCCGGAACCACCCTGAACCGGGCCCTGCTGGCCCTCGGCCACGCCGACGACGGCCAGGACTGGGTCGGCCGCACCGTCCAACACGCCAGGCTCGCCATCGGCGCCGACGGCTGGGAGTGGGAGGGATCCACTTACTATCACCTGTTCGTGCTGCGGGCCTACCTGCTTGCGCTCCGCGGCACCGAGCCGGCCGCGCTGCCCGCCGACGCCGCCGAACGGCTCGCCGACATGGTGCGGGTGCTGGCCGACCTGGCCGCCCCGGACGGTACCCTGCCGATGCTGCACGACGGACCGTACGACCGGGTGCCGGCCCACCTCGAGGTGCTCGAGGTGTGCGTGCTGGCCCGCCAGCTCTGGGCAGATTCGCCGCTCGGCGCGGTGGAAGCGGCGACCCGTCGGTCGCTCGGGGCGGGCCACGACGGACTCGAAGACCTGCTCACCGGCTGGTTCGTCGGCCCGGCGCTGCCCGTGGCCACCCGCGGGGCGGCACCGGCCGGGCCGCGGCCATCCGCGCTCTTCGCGAACGCCGGCTACGCGGTGCTCCGCGACCCGGGTGACACCTGGCAGGCCGTACTCGACGCCGGTCCGCACGGTGGTTCACACGGACACCTCGACAAGCTCGGCCTCTACCTCTACGGCACCGGGGTGGCCTGGCAGCCCGCACCCGGTGTGCCGCCGTACGCCAGCACTCTGCGCCGCGGCTACTACGCCCGCACCCTGGCGCATCCCACCGTACGGGTCGACGATCTCGACCAGCTGCCCACGACAGGCCAGGTGGACGACTTCTCGGCAACCCGGGTCGTGGCCAGCGCCGGCGACGCCATCGCCGGGGTCTTCCTGCGGCGCGAGCTCGTGATGACCGACGACTACCTCCTCGATATCGTGCACGCGGTCGCGGACGACCCCACCGGCGACACCGACACCCCCGGGGACGCCGACGCTACCGGCGGGCGCCGGATCACCCTCGCCCTCCGGCCGGCGGTGCCCCTCACGGTCACGGCTGAGGGAGGCGCCTGGCGCACCACCTGGGCGGCCAGCCGACACGGCGACCCGACGCAGGAGCCGGCGCCCGGCGCAGCCGAGCTGCACGGCTTCCACCGGGCCACGGCGCCGGCGGTGCTGCTGGCCGCACCCGGCCGGGGGCCCTCCGATGACCCGGCCCGCACCCTCACCCTCGCCGACTGGACCGTCACGGGGCACGAGGCTTGGTTCGTCTCGGTCTACGCGCCCGGCACCGCCGTCGTGCGCGACGTGGTTCTGCACTCCGGCGCGGCCGGCCTCACCATTGTCACGGTCCTCCTCGCCGACGAACGCTCCACCGACCACCGGGTGACCCGATGA
- a CDS encoding SDR family NAD(P)-dependent oxidoreductase, whose product MPNDTALRTPTPLDGLQLDLTGRRALVTGGGSGIGAAIARALGARGADVAVHYANSKDGAEVVAGELIGAGRRAIAIGGDLTDPAQASAVVAAAAAHLGGIDIVVNNAGHLVGRATVAEMSDEHWASVLAVNVSSSFYVTRAAVPYLAESAAGRVVLMSSLAGENGGGAGSVAYATAKAAVVGFARGLAKELAADAITVNALAPGFIEDTAFHNTFTPTAAQQNIVAGLPLQRPGTVDDVAGAVLYLASDLASFVTGQVIDINGGANFR is encoded by the coding sequence ATGCCGAACGACACCGCACTCCGCACCCCCACTCCGCTCGACGGCCTGCAGCTCGACCTCACCGGCCGACGCGCCCTGGTCACCGGCGGCGGCAGCGGCATCGGCGCCGCCATCGCCCGGGCCCTCGGCGCTCGGGGCGCCGACGTCGCCGTGCACTACGCGAACAGCAAGGACGGCGCTGAGGTCGTCGCCGGCGAGCTGATCGGAGCGGGGCGGCGCGCCATCGCCATCGGCGGCGACCTCACCGACCCGGCCCAGGCATCCGCCGTGGTGGCCGCCGCGGCCGCGCACCTGGGCGGCATCGACATCGTGGTGAACAACGCCGGCCACCTCGTCGGGCGAGCCACCGTGGCCGAGATGTCCGACGAACACTGGGCGAGTGTGCTCGCGGTGAACGTCTCGAGCAGCTTCTACGTCACCCGCGCCGCCGTGCCGTACCTGGCCGAATCGGCCGCGGGCCGCGTGGTGCTGATGTCGTCGTTGGCCGGCGAGAACGGCGGCGGCGCCGGGTCCGTAGCCTACGCCACCGCCAAGGCCGCCGTCGTGGGGTTCGCCCGCGGACTGGCCAAGGAACTGGCCGCCGACGCCATCACCGTCAACGCCCTTGCGCCCGGTTTCATCGAGGACACGGCCTTCCACAACACCTTCACCCCGACCGCCGCGCAGCAGAACATCGTCGCCGGCCTTCCGCTGCAACGCCCGGGGACGGTCGACGATGTCGCCGGCGCCGTGTTGTACCTGGCCTCGGATCTCGCCTCGTTCGTCACCGGTCAAGTGATCGACATCAACGGCGGGGCGAACTTCCGGTGA
- a CDS encoding carbohydrate ABC transporter permease, protein MTTTRTQPGTTPAAAPRPRTTRRRPWKGRLLLNMILSLGAFTMIIPFLWMIATSLKSPAELAQFPPTLLPQVWQWSNYSEALQAAPFHLYFRNSFLISAGHTIITLVLGSMAGYALARVPFRGREWVFMGFVAMLMIPTYTKIVPQFLLVKFMPLFGGNDIFGQGGTGWLNTWWALIIPGGLSATAIFLFRQFYLSLPRELEEAARLDGLNEFRIYAQIYTPLIKPALATVALLTFQESWNNFLWPLLVTTRDDLRVIQVGLAVFQQLDSTSWHYLMAGTTLATVPMVVLFLFCQKYFIQGFTHAGIK, encoded by the coding sequence ATGACAACCACACGGACGCAGCCGGGCACGACGCCGGCAGCGGCTCCGAGGCCGCGCACCACACGGCGACGGCCGTGGAAGGGCAGGCTGCTGCTCAACATGATCCTCAGCCTCGGCGCCTTCACCATGATCATCCCGTTCCTCTGGATGATCGCCACCTCGCTGAAGTCACCCGCCGAACTGGCCCAGTTCCCGCCGACACTGCTGCCGCAGGTCTGGCAGTGGAGCAACTACAGCGAGGCCCTGCAGGCCGCCCCGTTCCACCTGTACTTCCGCAACAGCTTCCTGATCTCGGCCGGCCACACCATCATCACCCTGGTGCTGGGCTCGATGGCCGGGTACGCGCTGGCCCGCGTCCCGTTCCGCGGGCGGGAGTGGGTGTTCATGGGCTTCGTCGCGATGCTGATGATCCCCACGTACACCAAGATCGTGCCGCAGTTCCTGCTGGTGAAGTTCATGCCCCTCTTCGGCGGCAACGACATCTTCGGCCAGGGCGGCACGGGCTGGCTGAACACCTGGTGGGCGCTCATCATCCCTGGCGGCCTCAGCGCCACGGCGATCTTCCTGTTCCGGCAGTTCTACCTCTCTCTGCCACGCGAACTCGAAGAGGCCGCCCGGCTCGACGGCCTGAACGAGTTCCGCATCTACGCCCAGATCTACACGCCGCTGATCAAGCCGGCCCTGGCCACCGTGGCCCTGCTCACCTTCCAGGAGAGCTGGAACAACTTCCTCTGGCCGCTGCTGGTCACCACCAGGGACGACCTCCGGGTGATCCAGGTGGGACTGGCGGTCTTCCAACAGCTCGACAGCACCTCGTGGCACTACCTCATGGCCGGCACCACCCTGGCCACCGTGCCCATGGTCGTGCTGTTCCTCTTCTGCCAGAAGTACTTCATCCAGGGATTCACCCATGCCGGCATCAAATAG
- a CDS encoding carbohydrate ABC transporter permease, whose protein sequence is MSAPTRPAPATRLVPPPRVLTSAPRRPERSRSQRKLSRAGWLMVTPAVAHIGLWTALPVLATFALSLTDYNIFDAPRWIGIDNYIQIWNDPTFRLATWNTVVYTFWTVPVSMAIAMVIAVALNQNLWLRTWYRTAFFLPQVTATVAIAMVWLWIYNPQQGLLNAALSVIGIPGQAWLANPDWSLWAVILVGAWQGIGIKMLIYIAALQNVDNSLYEAASVDGASVVRKFFAITLPMLKPATFFVLVISIIGAFQVFDQIYVLTDGGPANATTMMTYEVYRSAFQNFQMGLASAQSVCLFAFLLVMTLISRRATRGDDE, encoded by the coding sequence ATGAGCGCACCCACGCGCCCCGCCCCAGCGACCCGACTCGTTCCCCCGCCCCGGGTCCTGACGAGTGCACCACGGCGGCCCGAGAGGTCACGGTCCCAGCGCAAGCTGAGCAGGGCCGGCTGGCTGATGGTGACGCCCGCCGTCGCCCACATCGGGCTCTGGACCGCACTGCCGGTACTGGCGACCTTCGCCCTGAGCCTGACCGACTACAACATCTTCGACGCACCACGCTGGATCGGGATCGACAACTACATCCAGATCTGGAACGACCCCACCTTCCGCCTGGCCACCTGGAACACCGTCGTCTACACCTTCTGGACGGTGCCGGTGTCGATGGCGATCGCCATGGTCATCGCCGTGGCGCTCAACCAGAACCTCTGGCTGCGCACCTGGTACCGCACCGCGTTCTTCCTGCCGCAGGTCACCGCCACCGTCGCCATCGCCATGGTCTGGCTGTGGATCTACAACCCGCAGCAGGGACTCCTCAACGCGGCGCTGTCCGTCATCGGCATTCCCGGCCAGGCCTGGCTGGCCAACCCGGACTGGTCGCTCTGGGCGGTGATCCTGGTCGGGGCCTGGCAGGGCATCGGCATCAAGATGCTCATCTATATAGCCGCCCTGCAGAACGTGGACAACAGCCTCTACGAAGCGGCATCCGTGGACGGAGCCTCCGTGGTGCGCAAGTTCTTCGCCATCACCCTTCCGATGCTCAAGCCGGCCACGTTCTTCGTGCTCGTCATCTCGATCATCGGAGCCTTCCAGGTGTTCGACCAGATCTACGTCCTCACCGACGGCGGCCCGGCGAACGCGACGACCATGATGACCTACGAGGTCTACCGGTCCGCCTTCCAGAACTTCCAGATGGGCCTCGCCTCGGCGCAGTCCGTGTGCCTGTTCGCCTTCCTGCTCGTGATGACCCTGATCAGCCGACGTGCGACCCGAGGTGATGACGAATGA
- a CDS encoding ABC transporter substrate-binding protein produces the protein MNFRTARTTSTRQALTANGISRRHLALRYTALGTATVLALALSACSADEGSASEDSDAVSGDITLLTPIYEGAAGQRLLEDELLPQFYEQYPDVTVTVDYTNFARLNEKLTTGVVSGLVPDVMMMGVGWVEAFADKGVLANLSESGISVSDLEKSTTPEIVQAGVWEGDVYGVPIMLDARFGVARMDLLREAGYDAPPSTWAELVEMAETLTVRSDSGSLERAGFDMLSLDARQMYETMLFSSGGTLFNDDNTEPAFNSAAGVEALESVVDLIHTSKVEDTGFSSTKETVNPLINGRAAMGIAHNNLWTQTLEAAPELLPELEPFLIPGDAPGMFVGGTLATMSKGSEHPAAAQALLEFLASPGPALAANEQRGNIPALTELLDSEYAQGNRLVQFSMENLDVAKREGGPSEWLGLRGEIAPAIESALLAQKTPKQALDDLADLFTSKMGG, from the coding sequence ATGAACTTTCGGACAGCACGAACGACTTCCACGAGACAGGCTCTGACAGCCAACGGCATCAGCCGGCGCCACCTGGCCCTGCGGTACACCGCCCTGGGCACCGCAACCGTTCTGGCCCTGGCCCTCTCGGCCTGTTCTGCCGACGAGGGATCGGCGAGCGAAGACTCCGACGCGGTCAGCGGCGACATCACGCTACTCACGCCCATCTATGAAGGGGCAGCCGGCCAACGCCTGCTGGAGGACGAACTCCTTCCTCAGTTCTACGAGCAGTACCCCGATGTGACCGTCACCGTCGACTACACCAACTTCGCTCGGTTGAATGAAAAGCTCACCACCGGGGTCGTCTCCGGGCTGGTACCCGACGTCATGATGATGGGCGTCGGCTGGGTCGAAGCCTTCGCCGACAAGGGTGTGCTGGCCAACCTGTCCGAGTCCGGCATCAGCGTCTCCGACCTCGAGAAGTCGACCACCCCGGAGATCGTCCAGGCCGGCGTGTGGGAAGGCGACGTCTACGGCGTGCCGATCATGCTCGACGCCCGCTTCGGCGTCGCCCGGATGGACCTGTTGCGCGAGGCCGGCTACGACGCCCCGCCCAGCACCTGGGCCGAACTTGTGGAGATGGCGGAGACCCTCACGGTGCGCTCGGACAGCGGCTCCCTCGAACGGGCCGGCTTCGACATGCTGTCACTGGACGCCCGCCAGATGTACGAGACCATGCTCTTCTCGTCGGGCGGCACGCTCTTCAACGACGACAACACCGAGCCGGCGTTCAACTCCGCCGCGGGAGTGGAAGCGCTGGAGTCCGTGGTCGACCTCATCCACACGAGCAAGGTGGAGGACACCGGGTTCTCCTCGACCAAGGAAACCGTCAACCCGCTGATCAACGGGCGGGCCGCGATGGGGATCGCGCACAACAACCTCTGGACCCAGACCCTGGAGGCCGCCCCGGAGCTGCTGCCCGAGCTTGAACCCTTCCTGATCCCCGGCGACGCGCCGGGCATGTTCGTCGGCGGCACCCTGGCCACGATGTCGAAGGGCTCCGAGCACCCGGCAGCAGCCCAGGCCCTGCTCGAATTCCTCGCCAGCCCCGGACCGGCACTGGCCGCGAACGAACAGCGCGGCAACATCCCGGCCCTGACCGAACTGCTCGACAGCGAGTATGCGCAGGGCAACCGACTGGTGCAGTTCTCGATGGAGAACCTCGACGTGGCCAAGCGCGAGGGTGGGCCGAGCGAATGGCTCGGCCTGCGCGGCGAGATCGCGCCGGCCATCGAATCCGCGCTGCTGGCGCAGAAGACTCCGAAGCAGGCCCTGGACGACCTCGCCGACCTGTTCACCTCCAAGATGGGCGGTTGA
- a CDS encoding LacI family DNA-binding transcriptional regulator codes for MMEKVTIQQVARAAGVSASTVSNLLNGRSGRMLPATRDRITEAISQLGYRPNRAARELRTGRTRTVGLIVPSVGNPFWGAFARELEHAALAEGYNVLLCNSERDPDRERRYVEELWDDGVRDIVLCTSLPSLKHLAHIIEQGLRLVTFDRPTQADDPSTVVSISINNVVGGHLAASHLTSLGHQNLTFVSGSLRSVNRTGRYEGFCSAVEAAGLAVADMTLWAGADEAPFGDVEAADVGRRAAHEIFAAATPPTGVVAINDMTALGVCRGLRDLGLQVGRDVSVVGFDDIILADLYDPPLTTVRQPIGQMAQLAIAEIVSHHGLATGEPGRSVLLRPELIVRGSTAAPPVD; via the coding sequence ATGATGGAGAAGGTAACGATCCAGCAGGTCGCACGGGCGGCCGGCGTCTCGGCGAGCACGGTGTCCAACCTGCTGAACGGTCGCTCAGGTCGCATGCTGCCCGCCACGCGGGACCGCATCACCGAGGCGATCAGCCAGCTCGGCTACCGGCCGAACCGGGCGGCACGCGAGTTGCGAACGGGCCGAACCCGCACCGTCGGTCTCATCGTGCCGTCGGTGGGCAATCCGTTCTGGGGCGCATTCGCCCGGGAACTCGAGCATGCCGCTCTCGCCGAGGGCTACAACGTGCTGCTCTGCAACAGCGAACGCGACCCCGACCGGGAACGCCGCTATGTCGAGGAGCTCTGGGACGACGGCGTGCGGGACATCGTGCTGTGCACGTCACTGCCGTCATTGAAACACCTGGCCCACATCATCGAGCAGGGGCTGCGCCTGGTCACGTTCGACCGGCCCACCCAGGCCGACGACCCGTCCACCGTGGTGAGCATCAGCATCAACAACGTCGTGGGCGGCCACCTGGCCGCGTCCCACCTCACGAGTCTCGGCCACCAGAATCTCACCTTCGTCTCCGGCTCGCTCCGCTCCGTCAACCGCACCGGGCGGTACGAGGGGTTCTGCTCGGCCGTCGAGGCCGCCGGCCTCGCCGTGGCGGATATGACCCTCTGGGCCGGCGCTGACGAGGCGCCCTTCGGTGATGTCGAAGCGGCCGATGTGGGCCGCCGCGCGGCGCACGAGATCTTTGCCGCCGCCACCCCTCCGACCGGCGTGGTGGCCATCAACGACATGACCGCCCTCGGCGTGTGCCGCGGCCTGCGGGACCTCGGCCTCCAGGTCGGCCGCGACGTGTCGGTGGTCGGCTTCGACGACATCATCCTGGCCGATCTCTACGACCCGCCGCTCACGACGGTGCGCCAACCCATCGGCCAGATGGCCCAGCTGGCCATCGCCGAGATCGTCTCTCACCACGGGCTGGCCACCGGCGAACCGGGCCGGTCGGTGCTGCTGCGACCCGAACTGATCGTGCGCGGATCGACGGCGGCACCGCCTGTCGACTAG
- a CDS encoding MFS transporter produces MTATWMQRIAQGWLVLQLTDSVAAVGVTVAMQFTPMLLFGLLGGVVVDRYSKRMLLLMTQSAASVLSLTLAVLTLSGVVEVWQVWVIAFVLGLVTVIDNPTRQVFVNEMVGPQFLRNAITVNSSAFQLGGLVGPAVSGLLIVAVGAGWSFAINGIACLVTVLALVLLDTTALHRKPPTPRSKGQLREGLRYVVATPTILWPLVMMSFLSVFALNMPVLLVAFAGDVFAAGAGGYGLFNSLVAVGALAGALASTRRVTIRLRTVIFCGGVWALIQASLGLMPTQLAFGLVLVASGMANQFFFMACNPLVQLSSNVLIRGRVMSVYVLVLLGGQALGSPLMGWLIEHYGAHTGMLVSGLVPATAAVTIAIVLARRHQLTWDWRGGRPGRWRIRRR; encoded by the coding sequence ATGACCGCCACCTGGATGCAGCGCATCGCCCAGGGCTGGCTGGTGCTGCAGCTGACGGACAGCGTCGCGGCCGTCGGTGTGACCGTGGCCATGCAGTTCACCCCGATGCTCCTCTTCGGCCTCCTCGGCGGGGTCGTCGTCGACCGCTACTCCAAACGGATGCTGCTGCTGATGACGCAGTCCGCCGCATCCGTGCTCAGCCTGACCCTCGCCGTGCTCACCCTGAGCGGTGTCGTCGAGGTGTGGCAGGTATGGGTGATCGCGTTCGTACTCGGGCTCGTCACGGTCATCGACAACCCCACCCGGCAGGTGTTCGTCAATGAGATGGTGGGCCCGCAGTTCCTGCGGAACGCCATCACGGTCAATTCCTCGGCGTTCCAGCTGGGCGGGCTGGTGGGTCCGGCGGTCAGCGGCCTGCTGATCGTGGCCGTGGGGGCGGGCTGGTCGTTTGCGATCAATGGGATCGCCTGCCTGGTCACCGTGCTTGCACTCGTGCTGCTGGACACCACGGCATTGCATAGGAAGCCGCCGACGCCCCGCAGCAAGGGTCAGCTGCGTGAGGGACTGCGGTACGTCGTCGCCACCCCCACCATCCTCTGGCCGCTCGTGATGATGTCGTTCCTCTCGGTCTTCGCCCTCAACATGCCCGTGTTGCTCGTCGCGTTCGCCGGTGACGTCTTCGCCGCAGGGGCCGGCGGCTACGGGCTGTTCAACAGCCTGGTGGCCGTTGGCGCGCTGGCCGGGGCGTTGGCGTCGACCAGGCGGGTCACCATCCGGCTGCGCACCGTCATCTTCTGCGGCGGAGTATGGGCGCTCATCCAGGCCTCACTGGGCCTCATGCCCACCCAGCTGGCTTTCGGCCTGGTGCTCGTGGCCTCCGGCATGGCCAATCAGTTCTTCTTCATGGCCTGCAACCCGCTTGTCCAGCTCTCCTCGAACGTGCTCATCCGCGGCAGGGTCATGTCGGTCTACGTACTGGTTCTGCTCGGCGGCCAGGCTCTCGGCAGCCCGCTGATGGGATGGCTGATCGAACACTACGGCGCGCACACCGGCATGCTCGTCTCCGGCCTCGTGCCGGCCACAGCGGCCGTCACGATCGCGATCGTGCTCGCCAGACGCCATCAACTGACCTGGGACTGGCGCGGTGGGCGTCCCGGCCGCTGGCGGATCCGGCGGCGGTGA
- a CDS encoding MmcQ/YjbR family DNA-binding protein: MTPDALVEFCLSLPQATETFPFGEETSVFKTSGNGKIFALSALDGEPFAVSLKCDPEEGRALREEFPTHITPGYHLNKKHWITIVLDGFVPDELVENLLRDSHALVRPKVPRAPRGSAG, translated from the coding sequence ATGACCCCGGATGCCCTCGTCGAGTTCTGCCTGAGCCTGCCGCAGGCCACCGAAACGTTCCCGTTCGGCGAGGAGACCAGCGTCTTCAAGACCAGCGGCAACGGCAAGATCTTCGCTCTCAGCGCCCTCGACGGCGAGCCATTCGCGGTGTCGCTCAAGTGCGACCCCGAGGAGGGACGGGCGCTCCGGGAGGAGTTCCCCACGCACATCACCCCCGGCTACCACCTGAACAAGAAGCACTGGATCACCATCGTGCTCGACGGCTTCGTGCCCGACGAACTCGTGGAGAACCTGCTGCGCGACAGTCACGCGCTGGTACGCCCGAAGGTGCCGCGGGCGCCCCGGGGGAGCGCCGGGTAG